The Engystomops pustulosus chromosome 3, aEngPut4.maternal, whole genome shotgun sequence region GTTCAGGAACGGGGTCGGGTACATCACGGCTATTAACACCATGGCTGTGAATGGCCAGGGGGACATCGCTCACCTCTAGATACAGCCATGTGCGGCACAATTGCAACAAAATCCTGCACCCCTGATAAGTGGCAATAGCCATGGTTATTCCTCTGGTGAAGGGTTAGACCAACCTACTTTAAAAAGTTTAGACAGGATTAATAGGGTTGTAACAACTATTGTTATCAGAGCAGGAGTAGGGGTAACAGTCtgaccactgagacccccaccgattgaTGGAGAGCCAGGTTAAGCTTGTGTCCTGATGCTTCATTCAGTACTATGGACATGCCAAAGAAGCTAAAGCTTTTTATTCTAAATATTCTTTAAGCAAATATAATGTATAAGCCTTATTATCTTTTCtcattgactttattttttacagttttgcaTTTAGTTTATTGGCGACCTCCAGAAGATAATGTTCACCTTGCTGCTTCTTGTGAGTAAGATGGGGATGTTGATGGCTTCGCTCAACAGCACAGACCGTACAGTTACCGTCTCCAAAAATCTAACAGAAGAAGTAAATATAACTGATACTCAGTGCGGGGAGCAATGCAATGTCAAATGTCATCTACTGAATCAAAATTTAGATGTGTTGCCAACATGTCTTCCCAGAACTGTAGAGGACTTGGATTTGAGCTTCAATAATATAACTGTAATTGAGGACCAAGATGTGGTTGACTTTTCTAACCTCCGGATCTTGTCTTTATCACACAACCAAATCAAAGAGCTTCACTGGAAAATGCTCCTATTGCCCCAACTGGAGTCATTAGACCTAAGCTTTAATCAGTTATCAACTGCACCAAAGTGCCTTATGTTGAAGAAACTCAGGATCCTATCTCTTGCTGGAAAtcctatattacatttttatccaTCTACTTATTTATGTTTCCCAAATCTGGTGTCACTTAATTTATCAATGACATCAATTGGAATCAATTCATCTGAAGACATTGATCATTCGCCATTTGCACTGAACACAACTCAAGGCCAAGAGGATTCCTTAAAGTCCCTCCATGTACTTGACCTAAGTGGTACATACATTACAAGTGGTGAGTCAAAGCTGTAAAACTCATCAAAGACAAGGATTGTGGGTAGTGCTTCTGTATTTAGAGTCTAAATCTCCTTAAAACAACTCTGTAATACTGTGTATGTTTTTTATGCCTGAAATACTCTTGACATATGCAGTGTACATATCAACAGGGTATAACTGATTGGAATCATGCCAGGACAGCATCATTTCAGATGCCCATATATTGGGTTCTATAGCACTTGGAACCTGCTTTTGGtgacattttaaaattttttaatggAATCTTTCCTCAGATACTCATTTTTAAAATGACAACAAAAGCATGTCTCTAGGCGCTACAGAGCCcaacatacagggggtcatttactaagggcccgaatcgcgtttttcccatcgggtttcccgaatattaccgttttgcgccgaattgccccgggtttttggcgtacgcgatcagattgtggtgcatcggcgccagcatgcatgcgacgggaatcgctgggcgtggccgtcggaaaacccgacggattcgcttgacacacacttacctgcacccagcatagaaTAGTGaacttcggtgaactccagctgacttcagcgcagcagcaacacctggtggacatcaagcgcactaccttagtgaatcccggccggacctgaatcagcgtcggagaacccgccgctggatcgcgaatggacagggtcagtaaatctgccccagtgtctgtaACAATCCCTTCCAGACTCTAAGAGTGAGGTGGATTACCCTTAACACATTAACATATCTCCCAAAACTCTGTAGGGTCATATAGATGAGGCCTCTCCACACAGTAGTAGGAGGCCATTCTGACTGGGGAAACCAAGTTGGATTGGGATGAAGAATCCCAGCATCCTCTGTGTTCATCTGTGACGTTGCACTACTTGGCATCTTATTCTTCCTCCTCTTGGTCTAGTTTCTGGCTTAAAACTAACAAGTTACACCAAGGGCTGAACCTTAACATTAGGGTGGCcccaatatataacttttttctaGGCAAAAGGGGACTCCGATCATTCTCATAGGagcaaatttcatttttttgtctttgtatttcagtGAATCATTCATGGATTACCAATTTATCAAACCTAAGGGAGCTTCTCATCAGGGAGATGGTTAATATGGAAGTTCTAGAAGATGAATTGTTCACATGGTTGCCGGACTTGCAAATTCTAAACTGTGCAGGCTCCAAGAGACTTCGCCACATCCGAACAGAGATCTTTGACAATGCAACAAATCTTGTGTATCTTAATTTTCAAAAGTAAGTTTTTGTAGAAAATCAAAAATATATTGTgcagaggacacagcagggttagatGGTCTACTTCTACTCTCTTATGTTTATTTTGGTGTTGGAGGCAGATAAACTGATGCTAATGGAAAATGAACTTTTCAAATGGAAAGGTCGTCAAAATGTATAAATTAGAAACTTTCTTTAAAAGGCAGAGAGATAATTTCATTGATTACGGCTGCCTCCGGGCTACTGTGGTGGATACagtgactattgactactgtggtggatacagtgactattggctactgcagGGGAagctgtgacttttggctactgtggggagcactgtgactattggcaacTGTGGAGGGGCtttgtgactatttgctactgtaCAGGATACTTTGACTATCAGTAACTGTGAAGGGGCACTATAAACAATTGGCTAGTTTGGGGGGTACTGtgtctattggctactgtgaaggCACTTTGACTACTGGCTAATGAGGACACTGTGAATACTTGCTGTGGTAGGGACAAAAACTGGCCATGCTGGTGTCTCTAGTTACTTAACAATATGTTTTGCTGTATAGTTGCCCACAGATAGATGATTGTAATGGAAAGACTGTATAAATGTACCTAAGTATGTTCCTAGTAGGTACAGCTCAagtctatatatttatacagtaattAAATGACATTTAACCCTTTGTAAGGATAAAGTGTCCATTAAATTCCACAATGTCTGCTGCACTCGTCCCAGTCTGTAAAGCACATTTGACTAATATGATATGATATATCAGAGAAGCTGATGTGGGATGATACAGTAAATCTATTGCATCAATGTGGTCTGTGACGGGCGAGTGACTTCTTTAAATAATTGATTTCTAATATAGTCTTTTTTCCCCGCCTATATAGCTGCAACCTCAAGGAGTTTTCTCCATGGAAAATCAACTCACCGCCTTTAACTATCGACCTACATGGCAATCCATTGACATGTGATTGTCAACTTGATTGGTTGTTCTTAAACGTGAACGTCAACTTGAAAAGGTAATGGGGGAAAAAAGTCAAATTCAGGTAGAAATATTTGTACATTTTGAGCAGTTTCTGTGCACATAGCAATAAAACTAttgtaatgtattttttaaaaaataattgagTTAAATATCATCCAAGGATCTACAAGCTTCATCCTTACAAACACATTTGGCATAGTCCTAGCCAGTGGTGCAACTAGAAGCTGAtgaagtgcaaagtctgtgccgggcccccgactatgaTGTAGGATTTATagcaatagtcttctcatatgggaaagtgagacggTAAGGGCcctctaaacctcttgggcccgggtgcgaccgcaatctctactcccctcaagttacgcccctggtcctaGCCAATGGCTCCTACTCTACTTCTATGTGCCTGTGCGAAAGCTCTGGTTGTGGCATAATTATTCTTGAGACTGGTGTATTCATGTTTtaaaaatttgtatgcaagtcccaATAATACAGTGTAGATGCACAAACCAAGCATTTTCCATAATCCTGGTCCCTAGAAATAGAAATCCATGGAACCCTTGAAATAGAGATAGGTCCTAGAGATGGGACCTGCATTCATCAGGCATTTATGGAATATAATGTGGATATGTTATAATGTCTGGAATGTGAATATCCCTTTCTTTCTTTCAAAattgtttgtattatttttttgtagCAAGACAAATCAGATACAGATATTATGTTGTGCCATGCAGGGCAGTGAAATTAAAAAGGCATGTTAAAGTGAATCCAGGGGTGTatttacaggggtagcagccatagcagctgctatggggcccacagtgtcaggggggcctgGCATCTGAGGTACTGGgtctgaatatgctgtatgtgtgtatatgtgatgtgtatatgctctaaatgtgtgtgcatatgtgatgcgTAAattctgtatgtctgtgtatacaatgcatgggtgtatatggtatatgatgtATACATCAAACAGCAGTTGACGTATGGGTGATAAAAGAAAGGTGGTGGTAGATTTGGAATATAAAGCATGAACTATACTATGAAATGTTTTACTATGTctgacattttacattttatcatTCAGAGCAAATGAAACTTTCTGCAGTCGCCACAAGGGGGATGTATCAACAATTTCAATGGTTGCGCTACATGAAATATGCAAGTTAAGTCATGGCGAACCAAGTGATAAAACTCAGGCATCTGTGACCTCTAGTACTGGGGTAATGGGAACTTATTTTATGCCAGGAATAACAGAAGACTCTTTGACCTCAACTTTAACCATGCAAGAAACAGGACAAAAATATGTTCTTTCAGAAAACACTACAGATTTTATGACCACTGTGCTTCAAAGTGAGACTTCCACAGCACAATCTGGTGGGCACACCCCAGAAACGAGCTCCATCAGCGACGTTGATACTTCACCAAAAGAACTTACGCTGTTCATCAGTACCACCGATGGACCAATAACTGAACACAGGTTTCCAGAGACTGGAAGTTCTAACGGGGACCAGACAGAAATTACAAGAGACTACCCAGAGGAATATGAAGAAGAAGAGACTCAACCCAGAGCTACGACAGCAGGGAGTCAAATGATAGCCTGTGACTATGACCATTGTAGGCATCTCCAGACACCCTGCTCTGAGCTTCAACTTCTGTCACCATGCTTCTGCCCTGGACTTTCCGGTGATGACACCATTCCGGACCCCCCTCACCTACAAGGAATATTCGAGATAACGGACACATCTGCACAGATACGTTGGTGTTCCCCAAATTCGATTGTGGATAAGTACCAGCTTCTCTATGGATCTGAAGGTTTGGCGAATACATCTGTTAATAACATTTATGTGACCATGAGGCAGTATACTCTGTATAACTTAGCGCCATATACTGAATATAACGTCTGTGTATTGGCTTTAAATAAGAAAGGGAATAGTATACCAATAAACGGGCCATCAAGGACTCCTTGTGCTGAATTCAGAACCAAACCCAGCTACATCCTTATCCTCTCCATATTGAGTGCTGTCGGGGGGTTGTGTCTAGTGACCATTGTTGTGCTTTCTGCTTGTCTGTACAAAGCCTGTAAAAACAGAAACCTTAGCAAATATGATACACATCTTGTCTCCTATAAAAACCCTGCGTTTGAGTATCAGTGTACAATCCCTTCTTATCATTAAAACCGTTGTTACAAATCATGTTCTCTGGACTTTCATTTATTCTTATGTATCCCTATGTGATGTTGTATGGTTGGCCATAACACACAGATGGAGGAGGTCCTGTCTAACAATACACACATGAAACTAATTGGGGAAATGACCAAGACAAGCTTCAGATGCTCCACCATGTTGACCACCATGTTGAAAGAAGCCACCACAGAAGCTTGTGGAGCTCTTGGGTGCAGTTATAGTGGAGGTCCAGGATGTAGGTCAACTCTTGAAGACACTAAAAGGCATTGGCCTACTCCCTATCTTAAAACAACAGGAGGTTCTTGCCTTTTTTACAGTGCAAACTTAGAGGCTTTGCCACCAAATCATCTGTACATTAGCCATGTTTTAGATCTTCTCCTGTTTTTGGCTTTCAAATATAGATGATGATCCTGATCTAAATACACAATATGATTAAGGCCCATTAGTTCTGGCAGTGGTTTGAGTAAATGGAAACCTAATGAAGCAAGACCATAAGCTTGGTGGCAGTAACTCGCTTTAGCCATTAATACTATTGTGTCCATGGAACGCTAAACTTATGTCGGTCATACACATAAAATGACTGCTGGTCAAACGGACACTTGACAGAAAAATATAAGTGGGAACAAATGGGGGAtggggaaaaaatgaaaaaaaaaagctcaTAGCTTATAGTGTATGAGTAATgtatatttttatgcattgtatctaaagttttttttccacaaatcaatagttcttgggatgtaaaacaactttgccagg contains the following coding sequences:
- the LRRN4 gene encoding leucine-rich repeat neuronal protein 4, which gives rise to MFTLLLLVSKMGMLMASLNSTDRTVTVSKNLTEEVNITDTQCGEQCNVKCHLLNQNLDVLPTCLPRTVEDLDLSFNNITVIEDQDVVDFSNLRILSLSHNQIKELHWKMLLLPQLESLDLSFNQLSTAPKCLMLKKLRILSLAGNPILHFYPSTYLCFPNLVSLNLSMTSIGINSSEDIDHSPFALNTTQGQEDSLKSLHVLDLSGTYITSVNHSWITNLSNLRELLIREMVNMEVLEDELFTWLPDLQILNCAGSKRLRHIRTEIFDNATNLVYLNFQNCNLKEFSPWKINSPPLTIDLHGNPLTCDCQLDWLFLNVNVNLKRANETFCSRHKGDVSTISMVALHEICKLSHGEPSDKTQASVTSSTGVMGTYFMPGITEDSLTSTLTMQETGQKYVLSENTTDFMTTVLQSETSTAQSGGHTPETSSISDVDTSPKELTLFISTTDGPITEHRFPETGSSNGDQTEITRDYPEEYEEEETQPRATTAGSQMIACDYDHCRHLQTPCSELQLLSPCFCPGLSGDDTIPDPPHLQGIFEITDTSAQIRWCSPNSIVDKYQLLYGSEGLANTSVNNIYVTMRQYTLYNLAPYTEYNVCVLALNKKGNSIPINGPSRTPCAEFRTKPSYILILSILSAVGGLCLVTIVVLSACLYKACKNRNLSKYDTHLVSYKNPAFEYQCTIPSYH